Proteins encoded by one window of Rutidosis leptorrhynchoides isolate AG116_Rl617_1_P2 chromosome 7, CSIRO_AGI_Rlap_v1, whole genome shotgun sequence:
- the LOC139857175 gene encoding V-type proton ATPase subunit c1-like — MADSTFSGDETAPFFGFLGAAAALVFSCMGAAYGTAKSGVGVASMGVMRPELVMKSIVPVVMAGVLGIYGLIIAVIISTGINPKAKSYYLFDGYAHLSSGLACGLAGLSAGMAIGIVGDAGVRANAQQPKLFVGMILILIFAEALALYGLIVGIILSSRAGQSRAD, encoded by the exons ATGGCAGATTCAACCTTCAGTGGTGATGAAACCGCTCCTTTCTTTGGTTTCCTCGGTGCCGCTGCTGCTCTCGTTTTCTCAT GTATGGGAGCTGCATATGGAACAGCAAAGAGTGGTGTAGGTGTGGCATCAATGGGAGTGATGAGGCCTGAATTGGTGATGAAATCTATTGTTCCTGTTGTTATGGCTGGTGTGCTTGGTATTTATGGTTTGATCATTGCTGTTATTATCAGTACTGGTATTAACCCTAAGGCAAAATCCTATTATTTGTTTGATGGATATGCACACCTTTCTTCTGGTTTGGCTTGTGGTCTTGCTGGTCTTTCGGCTGGTATGGCGATCGGGATTGTAGGTGATGCTGGTGTTAG AGCAAATGCGCAGCAGCCAAAACTTTTTGTCGGAATGATCCTAATTCTCATCTTTGCTGAAGCTCTGGCCCTATACGGTCTCATTGTGGGTATCATCTTGTCTTCCCGTGCTGGTCAATCTAGAGCAGACTAA